The nucleotide sequence CACACCGCAAAAACAGCTGGAGAATATCTATTTCGATCGCTGTTTTCTGGGCGGTTGCGCGTTGGATGCCACGGAAGGGCTGACGGTATTTGACTACGAAGACGCCGAGTTCAAACACGCGGCAGTGCGCAAGAGCAACGAAGTCGTGGTGGCGATGACCTCGGACAAACTCCCGGCCATCGCCCGTTACCATGTCATCCCCTGCGAAGACATCGCCACGCTGGTGGTGGAAGCGACCATTTCGCCGGATAAGCTCGCCCCTTTTAGCGACAAAAAAATGACTATACGGTTTGCCGAGGTGAACTAGCCCCGCCATTCGGTGTTCACACACAGACAAAAAAACAGCGCCCTTGCCAAAACGGGCAAGGGCGCTTCACCGATATTAATGACGTTGTACGACGGCGTCAGTATCCGCTGTCGGCATTAATGCCCGCCGCGCAGTTTCTCCGAACGGCGGCGCAGCACCTCCATGACCACCAGCAGCACCAGTGCGGCGGACACCATCATGGTCGCAGCGGCGGCGATGGTCGGGTCGAGGTTTTCGCGGATCCCGGCGAACATCTGCAACGGCAGCGTGCGCTGGCGCGGACTGGCGAGAAACAGCGTGACGATCACTTCATCAAACGAGGTAGCGAACGCGAACAGCGCGCCGGAGAATACGCCGGGAGCGATCAGCGGCAGCGTCACCTTTCGAAATGCCAGCAGCGGCGGCGCGCCCAGACTGGCGGCGGCGCGGGTCAGGTTTTGATCGTAATTTTTCAGCACCGCGGTGACGGTAATCACCACAAACGGTACGCCCAGCACCGCATGGGCCAGCACCAGCCCGATGTAGCTGTTCAACAGCGACAGCTTGGCGAAAAAGAAGAACATCCCGACCGCCACGATCACTACCGGGGCGATCATCGGCGAAATCAACACCGCCATCACCAGCGATTTGCCGCGAAACTCGCCGCGCACCAGCCCGACCGACGCCAGTACGCCCAGCCCAGTTGCCAGCGCCGTCGCCAACGGCGCAATCAGCAAGCTGTTGCCGAGCGCGCTCAGCCATTCACTGGAGTGGAAAAATTCCCGATACCAGCGCAGGGAAAACCCGGCCAACGGGTAGCTAAGGAACGAGCCGGCGTTGAACGACAACGGCACGATCACCAACACCGGCACTATCAAAAACAGCAGCATCGCCGCGCCGTAAAAATTGAAGAAGCCATTCCACACCCGTAGCAGCTGCGATCCCTGCTGTCTCATTTCCTTCATCGGTTTCATCGCTTGCTCCTTCGGTTAACGCGCCGCCGCGTCGGCGTCGGTGCGGGTGACGCGGATATACACCACATACAGCAGCACCACGATCACCAGCAGTTGTGTTCCCAGCGCCGCCGCCATCCCCCAGTTCATGGTGGTGTTGGTGAAAAACGCTACAAAATAGCTGAGCATCTGGTCGCCTGGCCCGCCCAGCAGCGCCGGCGTAATGTAGTAGCCAATCGCCATCATGAACACCAGCAGCGCGCCGGCGGTCACCCCGGCGTAGGTTTGCGGCACATACACCCGCCAGAACGCCAGAAACGGATGCGCGCCCAGTGAAATCGCCGCCCGCACATAGTTGGGCGAAATGCCTTTCATCACCGCATACAACGGCAACACCAGGAACGGCAACAGAATGTGGGTCATCGAGATGTAGACGCCGATACGGTTAAACACCAGCACCAGCGGCTCATCAATGATGCCCAGCCCCATCAGCGAACGGTTGATCACCCCGCCGGACTGCAACAGCACAATCCAACTGGCGGTACGCACAATCAACGATGTCCAGAACGGCAGCAACACCAGAATCATCAGCAGGTTGGCGCGATTATCCGGTTGTTTCGCCAGCCAGTAAGCCAGCGGATAGCCCAGCGCCACACACAGCAGCGTGACCACCCCTGCCATCAACAACGTGCGCAGCAGCACATCGACATACAGCGCCTGATCCGCTGGTTGCGCCACAACCTTGTCGGTCTGCGAGTCCACCTTATGGTCGAACACCGCCAGCAGGTAGTAGCTGGTGAACGGCCGCGACGCGCGGTCGATGGTTTTCCAGGTGGTCAGCTCGCCCCACATCGGTTGGTCGGCAATCAATTGTTCGCGCAGCCCTTGCTGTTCATCCGACGGCAGTTTGCGCAGCGTGCGGGTGATCAATGTGCGGTATTGACCGTCTTCATAACCCAGCCGTTTGGTGATAGCGGCGACCTGCCCGGTACTGCGGGCATTGCGCAGATCGCTCACCAGCGCCCGGAACACGCTCTCATCCGGCACATCCTTGCCGGACCATTGCCGCATCGCCTCGATAGTGGTCGGCATGCTGACGCGCAGGTCCGGGTTGGACACGCTTTTGCCCAGAATCGACAGTATCGGGAACAGAAAACTGACCAGAATGAACAGGAACAACGGCGCAATCAGCACCAGCGACCGTTTCTGATAGCGGGCCTGTGCCTGATGCAACTGCTGTTTGAGACTGGTGCGATTCCCCTCGCCGCCGGCAGGCGGCTCTGCCTTCAACATTTCGTTCTGGGACATAAGCGCTCTCTCCTTGTGATCAATACCGGTTCGGAATTACTTCTGGGCGGCCCAGGCATTGAAGCGCTGTTCCAGTTCTTCGCCGTGCTCGATCCAGAATTCGGTATCCACCTGCACCGACTGGACCAGGTTATCCGGCGCGGTCGGCAGGTTGCGGCTGATAGCCGGGTCCAGCAAGGCGGTGGTTTTGCCGTTGGTCGGGCCGTAGGCGATGTTTTCCGCAAACACTTTCTGGTTTTCCGGCTGGTTGGCGAACGCGATGAACTGCTCGGCCAGCGCTTTATGTTTGGAGCCTTTCACGATGGCCCAGCTATCCAGGTCGTACAGGCCGTCTTTCCAGACGATATTGATGCCCGGTTTCTCTTTCTGCGCCACCGCCACGCGGCCGTTGTAGGCGGATGTCATCACCACGTCGCCCGCCACCAGCCACTGCAACGGCTGCGCGCCGGATTCCCACCACTGGATGTTGGATTTGATCTGATCGAGCTTCTTGAACGCCCGATCGACGCCGGCCGGGGTCGCCAGCACGGTGTAGACCTCTTCACGTTTCACGCCGTCCGCCAGCAAGGCGATTTCCAGCGTGAACTTGGCGCTCTTGCGCAGCGCGCGCTTGCCGGGGAAATTTTTCACATCCCAGAAGTCGACCCAGCTTTTCGGCGCCTGTTGCAGTTTGTTGGCGTTATAGGTCAGCACGGTAGACCAGACAAAGATCCCGGCGCCGCACTCGGAAACCGCACCTTTGACGAAATCAGCCTGATTGCCCAATTTTTTCCAGTCCAGCGGTTCAAACAACCCTTCGTTGCAACCGCGCAGCAGTTCCGGACCTTCCACTTCCACGACGTCCCAGCCGACCTGACCGGTCTGCACCATCGCGCGGATGCGAGCCATTTCACCATTGTATTCGCCGGCTTCGATCGCGCCCTTGCCTGCCGCCTGAAACGGTTTGTAAAACGCTTTGTCCTGCGCGTCCTTGTTGGTGCCGCCAAAGGAAATCACGGTCAGGTTTTCAGCCCAGCTCTGGGAAGCCAGAGCAACGAGCAGAGCGGATAATGCAAATTTTTTCAACATGGTCTGGCTCCTGAAGAGAGTAGTCAACGTATGCCCACGAGGGCAAAACCCTTAATTTTTTTGATGCATAGGCATCATTTTATAAAGCAGTTTTCATGCCAGTTTCTGTCGTCTGGGTCGAAAACCGCCGGATGGCGCCGTGGAGAAACCGCGCTGTGCAATATGCACAGCGCCTATCCTGTTTTTAACGTGATGACCGGTTTTTTAGCGTGGCGACCGGTGTTGAATCCGCCTTATTGTGGTGCATTCCGATAGCAAGACTGCACCACTCTGGCCCGGGACGCCGTTCTGAATGAACCATCCCGGTTCATTGGCGTCAGGCTGAAGGGGTGAGGTCAACGCAGAGATATTTCATCTCCAGGTATTCCTCGATGCCGAAGCGTGAGCCTTCACGCCCCAGTCCTGACTGTTTTACCCCGCCAAAGGGGGCTACTTCGTTGGAAATGAGGCCGGTGTTGATCCCCACCATGCCGTATTCAAGCGCTTCCGGCACTCGCCACTGGCGGATAGCGTCGCGGGTGTAGACGTAGGCGGCCAGACCGAACTCGGTATCGTTGGCCATCGCCACCGCCTGCGCCTCATCGTCAAACGGAAACAGCGGCGCCACCGGGCCAAACGTCTCCTCTCGGGCGAAACGCATGTCGCGCGTCACGCCGCCTATCACCGTCGGGGTGAAGAAGGTGCCGCCGAGCGCGTGGCGTGAGCCGCCGGTCAGCAGTTCCGCCCCTTTTGACAGCGCATCGTCAATATGCTGCTCGACTTTGCCGACCGCGTCCTGGTCGATCAGCGGGCCTTGCATCACGCCGGGCTGGGTGCCGTCGCCCACTTTCAGCTTTTCCACCTCCTCCACCAGCCGAGCGGCCAGCGCCGGATAGATGCCGCGCTGAACATAAATGCGATTGGCGCAGACGCAGGTCTGGCCGCTGTTGCGGAATTTAGACGCCAGAATGCCTTTTATCGCCTGCTCCAGGTCGGCATCGTCAAACACGATAAACGGCGCGTTGCCGCCCAGCTCCAGCGACAGCTTTTTCACCGTCGGCGCGCATTGCGCCATCAGAAGGCGGCCGACTTCGGTGGAACCGGTGAAACTCAGCTTGCGCACCACCGGGCTGTCGCACAGGACTTTACCCACCGCCGGCGCGTCGCCGGTCACCACCTGCAACACGCCGGCGGGAATACCGGCCTGCTGCGCCAGTTCCGCCAGCGCCAGCGCGGTAAACGGCGTCTGCTCCGCCGGCTTGATGATCATGGTGCAGCCGGCCGCCAGCGCCGGCGCGGCTTTGCGGGTGATCATCGCCGCCGGGAAGTTCCACGGCGTGATCGCCGCGCACACGCCGATGCCCTGCTTGATAACCAACAAGCGCTGGTTGGCCTGCGGCGATTGCAGCACGCTGCCTTCCACCCGCTTGGCCTCTTCGGCGAACCAGTCGATAAACGAGGTGGCGTAGGCGATTTCACCGCTGGCTTCCGCCAGCGATTTGCCCTGTTCGGCGGTTAGAATCGCCGCCAGGTCGTCCTGATTGGCGCGAATCAAATGCGCCCAGGCCTGCATCAGCGCAGCACGCTCTTTGCCGGTGCGCTGGCGCCACGCGCTCAGCGCCTGCTCGGCGGCGGTAATCGCCTGCTGGGTCTGCTCCGCCGTCACCAGCGGAATGCTTCCCAGCTCGGTACCGGTCGCGGGATTGGTCACGCTCAGACGCGCCCCGTTGAAGCTATCCTGCCATTCGCCGCCGATCAGAGATTGCTGGCGGAATAACGTTTTATTTTTCAGTTGCATAACTACCCTTTCACTCACGTCTCACTTCGCCAGAACGCGGGTCAGAATCGACAGCGCCTTGCTGAACTGGGTATCCGGAATGGTCAGTGGATACAGGAAACGAATCACGTTGCCGTGCGTGCCGCAGGTCAACAGCAGCAGCCCCTGTTCCAGCGCCGCCTGCTGGTATTTTTTGGTGATCTCCGCGCTCGGTTTGCCGGTCTGCGGATCGTTAAACTCCACCGCCACCATCGAGCCGCGGGCGCGAATATCCGCGATCGCCGGGTTGTCGGCTTTCGCTCGTTCCAGCGCTTCTACCAGTGTAGCGCCCAGACGCTGGGCTCGCTGGCACAGTTGCTCTTCCTCAATCACATCCAGCACCGCCAGCGCCGACGCCACCGCCAGCGGGTTACCGGCATAGGTACCGCCCAGCCCGCCGGGGCCCGGCGCATCCATCACCTCAGCACGGCCCACCACGCCGGAAATCGGGAAACCGCCGCCCAGACTTTTCGCCATAGTGATCAGGTCCGCTTTATCGTCGTAGTACTCCATCGCGAACACCTTGCCGGTACGGGCAAAACCGGTCTGCACTTCATCGGCGATCAACAACATGCCGTGTTTGTCGCAGAGCTGGCGCACGCCGCTGATGAACTCCGGCGGCGCGACAATAAAGCCGCCCTCGCCCTGCACCGGCTCCAGCAGAATGGCCGCGACCTGATCGGCGGCGATATCGGTGTGCAGCAGGCGATCAATACTGTCCAGCGCCTGTTCCACGGTGATGCCATGCTGGGCGTTCGGATACAGCGCGTGGAAAATGGACCCTGGGAACGGGCCGAATCCGGTGGAGTACGGCGCCACTTTGCCGGTCAGCGTCAGGGTCAGCAGCGTACGGCCGTGGAACGCGGCACCAAAGGCGATCACGCCCGGACGTTTGGTATAGGCGCGGGCGATTTTCACCGCATTTTCAACCGCTTCGGCACCCGTGGTGAAGAAAGCGGTCTTAGCCGGGCCGGCTATCGGCGCCAGCGCGTTCAGGCGCTCCGCCAGCGTCACATAGCTGCCGTACGGCACGATTTGATACGCGGTATGGGTGAATTTCTCCAGTTGTTCGCGCACCGCCGCCATCAGCTTCGGGTGACGGTGGCCGGTGTTCAGCACCGCAATCCCGGCAGCAAAATCAATATATTCGCGCCCTTCAACATCCCACAGGGTGGCGTTCTCGGCCTTGTCGGCAAAAAAATCACACATGACGCCCACGCCACGCGGCGTAGCGGCCAAACGACGTTGATTCAATTCGCTGTTACTCATTATTCTGCTCCGATTCGATGAACACACCGCCCAACAGGGGCTGACGATTAACGTTCTGATGTTGCTATTTATCCCCTGCATGGCCCTATAATCCAGAGCCAGTTTTTAATATTTGAAGGATCCACTTTGCGCTCACTACTGACCGATTTACTGTTGCAGGGGCTGGAGCAACAGCAGGAAGGCACCCTCAACAAGCGGCTGTACGACACTATCCGGCTGGCGATTTTGACCGGTGATATCGCGCCGGGGCGGCGGCTGCCCTCATCGCGCGACCTGGCGCAGCAGC is from Dickeya dianthicola NCPPB 453 and encodes:
- a CDS encoding ABC transporter permease, which translates into the protein MRQQGSQLLRVWNGFFNFYGAAMLLFLIVPVLVIVPLSFNAGSFLSYPLAGFSLRWYREFFHSSEWLSALGNSLLIAPLATALATGLGVLASVGLVRGEFRGKSLVMAVLISPMIAPVVIVAVGMFFFFAKLSLLNSYIGLVLAHAVLGVPFVVITVTAVLKNYDQNLTRAAASLGAPPLLAFRKVTLPLIAPGVFSGALFAFATSFDEVIVTLFLASPRQRTLPLQMFAGIRENLDPTIAAAATMMVSAALVLLVVMEVLRRRSEKLRGGH
- a CDS encoding ABC transporter permease, which codes for MSQNEMLKAEPPAGGEGNRTSLKQQLHQAQARYQKRSLVLIAPLFLFILVSFLFPILSILGKSVSNPDLRVSMPTTIEAMRQWSGKDVPDESVFRALVSDLRNARSTGQVAAITKRLGYEDGQYRTLITRTLRKLPSDEQQGLREQLIADQPMWGELTTWKTIDRASRPFTSYYLLAVFDHKVDSQTDKVVAQPADQALYVDVLLRTLLMAGVVTLLCVALGYPLAYWLAKQPDNRANLLMILVLLPFWTSLIVRTASWIVLLQSGGVINRSLMGLGIIDEPLVLVFNRIGVYISMTHILLPFLVLPLYAVMKGISPNYVRAAISLGAHPFLAFWRVYVPQTYAGVTAGALLVFMMAIGYYITPALLGGPGDQMLSYFVAFFTNTTMNWGMAAALGTQLLVIVVLLYVVYIRVTRTDADAAAR
- a CDS encoding ABC transporter substrate-binding protein is translated as MLKKFALSALLVALASQSWAENLTVISFGGTNKDAQDKAFYKPFQAAGKGAIEAGEYNGEMARIRAMVQTGQVGWDVVEVEGPELLRGCNEGLFEPLDWKKLGNQADFVKGAVSECGAGIFVWSTVLTYNANKLQQAPKSWVDFWDVKNFPGKRALRKSAKFTLEIALLADGVKREEVYTVLATPAGVDRAFKKLDQIKSNIQWWESGAQPLQWLVAGDVVMTSAYNGRVAVAQKEKPGINIVWKDGLYDLDSWAIVKGSKHKALAEQFIAFANQPENQKVFAENIAYGPTNGKTTALLDPAISRNLPTAPDNLVQSVQVDTEFWIEHGEELEQRFNAWAAQK
- a CDS encoding NAD-dependent succinate-semialdehyde dehydrogenase; protein product: MQLKNKTLFRQQSLIGGEWQDSFNGARLSVTNPATGTELGSIPLVTAEQTQQAITAAEQALSAWRQRTGKERAALMQAWAHLIRANQDDLAAILTAEQGKSLAEASGEIAYATSFIDWFAEEAKRVEGSVLQSPQANQRLLVIKQGIGVCAAITPWNFPAAMITRKAAPALAAGCTMIIKPAEQTPFTALALAELAQQAGIPAGVLQVVTGDAPAVGKVLCDSPVVRKLSFTGSTEVGRLLMAQCAPTVKKLSLELGGNAPFIVFDDADLEQAIKGILASKFRNSGQTCVCANRIYVQRGIYPALAARLVEEVEKLKVGDGTQPGVMQGPLIDQDAVGKVEQHIDDALSKGAELLTGGSRHALGGTFFTPTVIGGVTRDMRFAREETFGPVAPLFPFDDEAQAVAMANDTEFGLAAYVYTRDAIRQWRVPEALEYGMVGINTGLISNEVAPFGGVKQSGLGREGSRFGIEEYLEMKYLCVDLTPSA
- a CDS encoding 4-aminobutyrate--2-oxoglutarate transaminase codes for the protein MSNSELNQRRLAATPRGVGVMCDFFADKAENATLWDVEGREYIDFAAGIAVLNTGHRHPKLMAAVREQLEKFTHTAYQIVPYGSYVTLAERLNALAPIAGPAKTAFFTTGAEAVENAVKIARAYTKRPGVIAFGAAFHGRTLLTLTLTGKVAPYSTGFGPFPGSIFHALYPNAQHGITVEQALDSIDRLLHTDIAADQVAAILLEPVQGEGGFIVAPPEFISGVRQLCDKHGMLLIADEVQTGFARTGKVFAMEYYDDKADLITMAKSLGGGFPISGVVGRAEVMDAPGPGGLGGTYAGNPLAVASALAVLDVIEEEQLCQRAQRLGATLVEALERAKADNPAIADIRARGSMVAVEFNDPQTGKPSAEITKKYQQAALEQGLLLLTCGTHGNVIRFLYPLTIPDTQFSKALSILTRVLAK